Genomic DNA from Fusarium keratoplasticum isolate Fu6.1 chromosome 2, whole genome shotgun sequence:
gtcatCGGAGAActccatctcgtcgtcaccgaccTCCTCATCGTGGAGGTTACTGGCGTCGGAGCCCTTCATGTTCTTGAGGGGCTCGGTGAAGACATATGAAGCATGGTCGACGGGGTAAAAGACCTTGGTGCCGACTTCGAGGCccagctccttgatctcgtctTCTGATGAGAACCGGACGGTGTACATGGGTTGGAGAACCTTTCCTATCGTCTCTGCGACGGCGCCAATGACGACCCGCTCAGCAGTGCAGAGGACTGAGCCTGTATCTAGCACCTGGTATTCTCCTGGTGTTatggccttgacgagcaTGATGCTCTCCACGATGTGCTCGATCGCTCCCAGCTCCTCGATCTTCATCTCCGGTGTGATGGTAACTTCGGGCTTGGGAATGACCTCTTCTGCTACCTCGTTCTTTGTACGGACTTGTGCAGAGCTGGAaccctttcctcctctttcgcCCTCATCGTCGGAACCTCCCTCGGCCTGCATCAGCAAGCGAGCAGTTTCCTCCACACCCAAGAGTTCATATCCTTCATTATCGGAGTCGTCATCGGAGGAATCAGAGCTGCTAGACTCTGAAGATGATTCGTAAGGGGAAGAGTCGACCTCCCACTCGGGGTTCTCGCCTTGGTCGTTCTGGAGTGGGACGTTCTCGGTGGTTGCCGCAGGCTGCGCAGGTGTGTTGTCCAGGCCGCCGAGGGCAGCTTCGAGGGCACCAGTAAGGGAAGGAGGGCTTTCGGGTTGATCGACTACCATGGACTCGGGCTCTGCAGCTGCTGGTGCAGATTGAGCCTCGGAGAGCTTTGTTTGCTCCGCGGCTGGTGCTGTTGTTTGGTTGCTCGCATCTGGGTTTGTGATCTCGGTGCCTTGTACACTTGCGGCAGCAACAAGGACATCGGCGGGAAGAGGGGGTAATGTCTCATTTGGCTTGGCCTGGCCAAGGCCTGGGATCTGAAAGCCTGACATGTTCTCGAGGCAGAGCGGTGTTCAGACTGTTTGGTGTTGACCTCAGAGCATAGAGGGTTGCGACAGGACGAGTAAAGATTGATGAGAGAATTGAGAAAGAAATGATAGAAGTGATTCTTTCTAAAAGGCTATAATAAGTGTTTTGAGCAAGAAAAAGTTGTTTCAATTCGGCGCAAGGCGAGCGCAAAACTTGTCGAGGAAGAAACTGGGTTGCCCAGGAGCGCCGACTTCAAGGACCCTTTAGCGGCAGGAAAGAAAAAATCAAGGTGAACGATAAGGAGTGGGTCCCGCGATGGCGCTAGTTCATCACCCCACTCCCCTTCACCTCGGTGAGAGCCTCGGTAAATTCGTTAGCATGATTGCCAGGGTCTCCATCCATTCTCCCCAACAGTTGAAGCTCCAATCCACCATGACGACAGCATTCCTCACTCTGTAACCGTCATCACTCGACAACAATGGCTCCAAACACGGCGCCGCAGAGGCGGCAGTTTGTGCACCCGTCGGCGAGCCATGCAAAGAAGAAGTAAGATGTAGAGCGCTTCTGCTTGAGCTTCTAGGTGCTAACTGGCTTCTTCCTAGGGCTCCCAGCGCCTACTCGATGCAGCCCATCTCTGCCTTTTACTGGttcctcgccgccgccctcgtTTCCGCCTGGTTTGCGCCGATTCAAGACTGCGATGAAACTTTTAACTACTGGGAGCCGACTCATTATCTTTCCCATGGCTATGGTCTTCAGACGTGGGAGTACTCGCCCGACTATGCGATCCGGAGTTGGTTGTATATCGCCCTACACGCCATTGTGGGCAATGTGCGCCGACTACTCCCACACTCGACAAAGGTATGAGCGgctcttttaaaaaaaattaacATTGGAACTCAATTGACGCTGAATCGATCAGGTTGGCGAGTTCTTCTTTATTCGCTTTGGATTGGCCTTTGTGTGCGCCCTCTGTCAGACCGTCCTCTTCCTGGTCACCAGCACAACGCTCAACAGCCGGATTGGTCTCTTCTACCTCATTGCCACTGTCATGAGCCCTGGAAACTTCCACGCGAGCACCGCATTCCTCCCATCCAGCTTCGCCATGTACCTGGTGACTTTGGGAGCTGCAGCTTTCATGAACTGGCGGGGTGGGCTCAAGACCTCCCAGGGAATGTTCTGGTTTGCCGCGGCTGGAATCCTGGGATGGCCATTTGCCTCAGCTCTCTGTGCGCCTTTTatgcttgaggagcttgtctTGGTCCTTTTCGGTACTAAGACTGCCTGGTGGGAAGCCTTTGTCCGGGTTGGTCGTGGCGTTGTTTCTGCGATTCTACTCCTGGTAAGATGGCCTCAATCATTAGACGAAAATATGGCTTACAATATTTTTAGGCGAGCGATTTCATCGTTAACCTCTTCTTCTATAAGCAAAAGGTTGTCGTGACTTGGAATATTGTCAAGTACAACATCTTCTCATCCAGCAGCGGCCCTGAGCTGTATGGAACCGAGCCCTGGACCTTTTACTTCAAGAACCTGGCCTTGAACTTCAACATCTGGCTCATTCTCGCTCTTGCGGCATTGCCTCTGTTCATTCTCCAGAAGATCATTTCCCCTTCCGCTCAGGGATTCCAGTCTGGTCTGCGAACTGTCGTGTTCCTCGCTCCCTTCTACATGTGGCTCGGCATCTTCAGCTCGCAGCCGCACAAGGAGGAGAGATTCATGTACCCGGCATATCCTTTCCTCGCGCTTAACTCTGCCATCTCTCTGCACATGATCCTCACCGCCTTGGGTAACTCTGACCCCAAGACACTGATTGGAAAGATCCCGGCGCGCCTGAAGCTCTTCTTCGTCACCATTGCCATGATCCTGTCAGTTGATGTCGCCCTCTTCCGAGTGTACGGTATTTGGTCAGCGTACTCTGCACCCATGAGCATCTACTCTCCTCTCTGGGAGGGCGCTGAGGGAGCAGCGCCCCTGGGCCGCGAAGAGGACACTGTTTGCCTCGGCAAGGAGTGGTACCGCTTCCCTTCATCCTATTTCCTCCCCAGGGATATCCACGCCAAGTTTGTTCGCTCTGAATTCCGTGGTCTCCTCCCTGGCGAGTTCTCTGAGGCTGAGACCGGCTTCGGCTTTTGGAGCGGCACTTGGCTGCCCACGACTGGCATGAACGACCAGAACGAGGAGGATGTGGGCAAGTACACGGAGCTTCGTGCGTGCTCGTTCCTTGTCGACACGCAGTACCCTGAGCGGAGGGACCCCCTGCCGCCAAATGAGCCCGACTACATCGCAGACCAGGAGAACTGGGAGATTGTCAAGTGCGAGCCATTCCTCGATGCCGCGAATACGCATTTGCTGGCGAGGACTCTATGGATCCCTGATCTCAAGGCCATTCCGGATCACTTGAAGAGAAAATGGGGTCGACACTGCTTGTTGCAACGGAAGAAGCCTTCCACAGAAGAAGCACCTGAGCCACCCGCAGACAACTAAGCGTTTTCGCATCTCAGCGCTGAAAATGCTATGTAACAAAGAATGTATTCATCATAGAGGCCAAAGGTGTCATTGAATAGAATTAGACGACTGTATGTATATCTTGCCAACTTTATTGGTGAGTTGGATACGCACCACCTGGTCAAAGACGATCTCGAGTTCACCATCCTTGCACCGTGAGAATATCTCAGTGGGCTACCTTCCATCCGGTACCAAGCGCCCTGTCAATTTCAACTCCCACTGCGCACGGCAACTGTGGGACGTGTACCCCTTCGTCATGCCAATGCGAAGGGTATCATACTTGGATTGCCTGGGGTCCGTGATGCCTGGATGACATTTCCGAAAGATAGCATCCCACTCATCCTTGGTGCGGAGTTTGGCGTTGTGCATGGCCATGACGGTGACGTCTCGCCTTCGATACGCCTTGTCTACATGCGGCTCAAACGTCCCCGGTGGGGGAGATAAGAGGTCATTCACTAGGATGACGGAATTCTTGGACCTTCTCGtagcgacgaggaggttgcTGAGGATGCAGATTACCTCCCTATCTGGCAGGTTCCAGAGTATCGACTTGAAGAGATAGACGTGAGGAGTCTCTGGTTCGTCCTTGAGCGTGAATTGGCTGATATCTTTTGGAAGTTGTTGAACCTCGAGCTCTAGCGTAGGGAACTTTTCTGCGAGGAATCGTGATGCTGTTTCTGGCGTGTGAACAAGGTCTACAACTGTTCTTGGGCAAGTTGCCTTTTCGAGATTTTCGCTGAACCAGGCCTCGAGGAGTTGGTTTCCCGGATCCAGAACTATCGGTGTTAATGGGCATGTTGGGATCCTTGAGGTTGACAAAACTCACAGTCTGCGACGCTTTGCATCGCAGCAGCAAACCTGGTGCCATTTTCAGGATGACTTCTGTGCCAATCATACATCGATTGCCCAAATCTGAAGCAGTCAacgtcttgttcttgagTTTATGTGTCGCACTCACGCATGTTTAAAGGCAGAGTGGCCTGTCCAGGTAGGGTTTGGTTTCTTGAGTGAGTTTGTGAGATGAGTACTCGCCACTCTCGTCTCAAAGAGTCTGCTTTTTTATTAGCATAGAGACTGCATAATTTTTTCAGAATACTCACTGGAATCCGATAAAGGCCTTCAGGCCGGGATCTTGAACCAGCTCGCGCGAGATCACGCCATGACGAAAGACCTGTTCTGATGACTCGAGGAGTATCTGGTCACATGCTGCAAGTCGTAGCATGGGGAGGAGCTTGTCCCTTGGTATCCCAGTCTTTTCCGAGAGCTCAGCAAGAGTCGTTTGGCCATCCTGGGGAATCTCGTCTAAGACACGGCACTCAAGAAGGCAGTAAAGTACACCCTTGTCCCAGTTGGATGCAACAAACTCATGCAAGAAGTCTTGCGGGCCTCGAAGTGTCCTGCTTAGCTTCTGGATGAGACCGAGCAGCTTGGACTGACTCCGTTCAATATCGGAGCCACGAGGTGGATGATTCCATAGCAACGCCTCAGGACTGTCGTCTTTCCGGTCTTCGAATAGTAGCccctccagcagctcggccTCTTTGACAATCTCCCGGGAGAGGGGGGCAATATCTTTCGGATCCATGGTGGCATACGCCGGCAGCTCGTGTTCAAGATGTGAACCTGGACCCTGTCAGGGTTTGGGAATTTCACTGCTGAAGCATTGCAGGCTGTTTTGCATCTTGTATGACCGGGAAACCAATAATTCAATTCTCGCCCTGCGCGTCGGAGCGGGAATGTTTGTCTTCTTTATTCATCCCCGTGAGGCCAGATACTCAGCCGGCTTCCGAGCTCCGGCTGTCAACTGGCGATGTCCCTAGGCTCATCAAGTTGCGGTCAGAGATGAAGCTTGACGGGTCGTATCACCGCAGAGGCGTAATGCTTCACGACAATGTTGCAGCTGGGCTTATGCAGAACCGCGAGAATGACATCCCGAGAGCGACTGGGAATAGGGGTGTCACTGCATAGAAAAGCATCAAAACAGGCCTCGTCACCGGCCATGTTTCTCACTCTGGTCATCCACTTGTCATCATTCCCTCCAAAGTCCCTGCAGCACCATCCATTCAGCATGAGACCGCTCGTTACATTGTCACTCTTTtccggcctcggccttgccaCTGCTGACGTTGCCTCTGTGAGGTCGACCAAAGGCCCTAGTCGAACTATTCACAAggatgtcgtcgtcatcgggGGAGGATCTTCTGGAACGTTTGCAGCTGTCAAGCTGCGGAGGATGGGTAAGAAGGTTGCCTTGATCGAGAAGGGCGACCTTCTTGGAGGCCACACAGTGACCTATCAGGTGCCCGATAcaaacatcaccatcaactATGGCGTTGTTGGTTATGGTGACGAGCAAGTCACCAGAGACCAGTTTGCCAGCTTCGATATCTCCATTGTCAACTTCCCAATACCCGAGGGTGGCTTCGGGCCTACAAGCTACGTCGACTTCAGCAATGGCCGCACTCTCAAGAActtcaacttctcaatgGATCTGTCAGGGATTCGAGAGCAGACCGACAAATACCCATACCTATACTACTCGACTCGCCTCCCTGATCCGGTCCCAAAggaccttctcctccctttTCGAGATTGGGTCAAGAAGTacaagctggaggagaccACCTACAACGTGTTCTCTCACCTTCAAGGTCTTGGAGACCTGCCGAATCTGGCAACGCTGTACGTTCTCAAGTATCTCAACAGCGGGTACTTGGAGGTCATGAGCCCTGAATCCAAAGGGGCTCTGGGTCCTGTGCGTGGGAACAATTATGAGCTTTATGAAAAGTCGCACAAATACCTTGGATCTGATGTCTTTGTGAGCTCTACTGTTTCAGAGGCTCGACGTGACTCGAAGGGAGTTCGGCTCAGAGTCAAAACTCCGGATGGTGTCGTGAACATCAGAGCAAAGAAACTTCTCATCACGATACCGCCGATGGTACGAAACATGGAACCATTCGGATTGAGTGATAGAGAGGAGGACCTCTTCTGCAAGTTTACTGCCACGGGATGGTACGTCGGCATTATTCGAGCCGAAGGCCTTCCTGGGGGCTTTTCGTACCAGAACGCGGATCCAGATACTCCATGGAATCTTCCCCAACTACCGGCGCTGTTTGAGATGTCGCCCACTCAAGCACCGGGCCTCTATGCAGTTCGCTACAGCTCCAACGAGGACATTGCCGATTCAGTCGTAAAAGAGGATATGCTGCGCACCTTTGACAGAGTTAGGTTCTCCGTTCTCGGGAACGACACACAGAAGCTTGAGCCTGCCGAACTGCTGGCATACTCGAGTCACGCTCCCTTTGATTTGCACGTCCCGATCGATGAGATTGCAAACGGCTTCTACAACAAGCTCGACGATCTTCAAGGATACAAGAGTACCTGGTACTCTGGTGCCACTTTTGTCTCGCACTCGACTGGTGCTTTGTGGAACTTTACAGACCATCTCGTGGATAAGATGTATGAGTGAAGTGCTCAGATCGCTGCTTTGAACGTTGGTCACTGCCACTAATTCTTCTCTATTGGATGGGCTTTGTCTTAATTCTTCTGTTAATTTCTTTGGTCTACATTTCTTGACCCTTCTCTTCGATATTGGAACGATCGTATAATTCACTTCTTGGTATCATTATTTGAAGAAATTGATGGACTTTCTTGGTCTCTGATATTGGAAATTTGAATATCTTGCAATCTATAACTTTATGTCCTTACTTTCTCTATTTCATTATCCAGCCAGATCCCTAGTCGTGAGAAATATGTGCGTCTATCACAGCCATATCTAACCTTCGGTAGAAATCGCGATCTTAGTCTCTTCCGCTTCCTTGAGTTTCTCACCAAGATTCTCTTGCTCCTTAGGCTTTGAATCATGTCCCTCCATAGGCTTGAAACCCCGAGTGAAGACTGGGCTGGTCTCGACTTTCTTCCAGTCGTGAAGCATGTAGCCGTTCTCGACTGAGCACTTGACCTCTTCTTGCCCACGGGGGATCACATCGGCCTCATACACCTTGATTGCCTCGTTAAGATCCGTTTCTCCACGAAAGACGCTCTCTAATCCAGTCATGAGGTAGGAAGTATCGCAGATGCAGTGATTGAGTCCTTGGCCACGATCTGGAACCTGTCAGTGTTGCGCCTCTGTCGTATGTTACATATGTTGGCTTACATGGTGGCATTGGGTGCGCAGCATCGCCGATCAGCGTTATCCTTCCACCATGGTTGTTCCACGGCTTTGTGATCCAGTAGCTAATGTCAGCTTTATGGACTTCAGTGTCCTCGGGCAGCCAGAGAAAGGCTGATCTAGCGGGATCGCCCATCCCTGCTGCTCGTTCTTTGAGCAGGGCTAGTCGTTCGGGATAACTGAGCTTGTGGTTGGAGTCACCCATCCAAGCCATGGCCATATGGAAGATCCACGACTCGGGGTGATCTGGGCCATCTGGCATATTGGAGACTATAGAGAGCCAATCAGTGATAGCACGCAAAAAGGATCACGGATTGTGACCTACTGGACTGGAAGGCGTGAAATGACTGGTTGCTAAGAGCTAGGAAGCTCGTAGGGTAATCTCGTCGCACATACTTGGCCTTCTCTGCATCATTGTAGCAGACGGTCATGTTTGTGTGGAAGATGGGGAATTTGCTGACAGCTGCCTCCTCAGCGCTTCCCATAGCAAACTCGCGAACTTTGGAACGAGGGCCATCTGCTCCAACAATGATGGAACCGGAGACAATGGTACCGTCAGTAAAGGATGCAATGACACCTTGGCCAGACTCATTGAAGGCGACATCGACGAGGTTCTTGCCATACTGAACCTCAATACCTTCTGCACAAAGAGCTCTCATTCTGCTCCGTGAGACGCGAAGCCCCTTTTCGTAAGGGACACCAGTGAGCAAGTTTCCCGTCTCAGCCTGGATGATGGGATAAAGCCCACCGGCCTCGACGGGTACGGCTGGGTTACACGAGATCAGTGGAATCTGGGAGAAGACTTCAGGAGGCACAATATTCTCCAGGCGGTCCAGAGCCCAGTGGATTGCCATTGTCCACTCATTGCTGCGGTAGTTGAGGCAgacctccttctcgaagaTTGAGTAGCGGATTCCCAGCTGGATGCGTTAGTATAGATGCGAGAATTGTCGAGTAGAGACATACCCTCTTGAGGCCCTGTGCCACAATGAGGCCGGTGATTCCTAGAAGCAGCTAAATACTGTGTCACCATGAAACGGATTCTGGAGTTACTCACCAGCGCCGATGATAATGACATGGATGTCTTTGTCGGGCATGTTGATCGCTTGTAGCTTGTGAGAAAAGACTAGAGGCTGTGCGGTAGAGACT
This window encodes:
- a CDS encoding H/ACA ribonucleoprotein complex non-core subunit NAF1, with product MSGFQIPGLGQAKPNETLPPLPADVLVAAASVQGTEITNPDASNQTTAPAAEQTKLSEAQSAPAAAEPESMVVDQPESPPSLTGALEAALGGLDNTPAQPAATTENVPLQNDQGENPEWEVDSSPYESSSESSSSDSSDDDSDNEGYELLGVEETARLLMQAEGGSDDEGERGGKGSSSAQVRTKNEVAEEVIPKPEVTITPEMKIEELGAIEHIVESIMLVKAITPGEYQVLDTGSVLCTAERVVIGAVAETIGKVLQPMYTVRFSSEDEIKELGLEVGTKVFYPVDHASYVFTEPLKNMKGSDASNLHDEEVGDDEMEFSDDEKEAEYKRALKQKKKDKWKKNDAKAGREPHPLRQETRPDGGLNYDDDDDGPYKPLARPPGYGSGPPTTETYEPPPGRNFQRGRRGDFRGGRGGRGRGSGRGGRGGFNQPRDGYSLPPQGHTQQHQQPAPAAQWGNNQPPSQGTAAPAVPNFGFQFPGWPQPPAPANTGAAGAAVPPPPPGWPNAQGQQGANGGAFVNPAFFAALMSTMQAQQNGQSPWGQQQPPNNGNGGQGQ
- a CDS encoding Mannosyltransferase, which produces MAPNTAPQRRQFVHPSASHAKKKAPSAYSMQPISAFYWFLAAALVSAWFAPIQDCDETFNYWEPTHYLSHGYGLQTWEYSPDYAIRSWLYIALHAIVGNVRRLLPHSTKVGEFFFIRFGLAFVCALCQTVLFLVTSTTLNSRIGLFYLIATVMSPGNFHASTAFLPSSFAMYLVTLGAAAFMNWRGGLKTSQGMFWFAAAGILGWPFASALCAPFMLEELVLVLFGTKTAWWEAFVRVGRGVVSAILLLASDFIVNLFFYKQKVVVTWNIVKYNIFSSSSGPELYGTEPWTFYFKNLALNFNIWLILALAALPLFILQKIISPSAQGFQSGLRTVVFLAPFYMWLGIFSSQPHKEERFMYPAYPFLALNSAISLHMILTALGNSDPKTLIGKIPARLKLFFVTIAMILSVDVALFRVYGIWSAYSAPMSIYSPLWEGAEGAAPLGREEDTVCLGKEWYRFPSSYFLPRDIHAKFVRSEFRGLLPGEFSEAETGFGFWSGTWLPTTGMNDQNEEDVGKYTELRACSFLVDTQYPERRDPLPPNEPDYIADQENWEIVKCEPFLDAANTHLLARTLWIPDLKAIPDHLKRKWGRHCLLQRKKPSTEEAPEPPADN
- a CDS encoding FAD-binding-3 domain-containing protein; the encoded protein is MPDKDIHVIIIGAGITGLIVAQGLKRLGIRYSIFEKEVCLNYRSNEWTMAIHWALDRLENIVPPEVFSQIPLISCNPAVPVEAGGLYPIIQAETGNLLTGVPYEKGLRVSRSRMRALCAEGIEVQYGKNLVDVAFNESGQGVIASFTDGTIVSGSIIVGADGPRSKVREFAMGSAEEAAVSKFPIFHTNMTVCYNDAEKAKYVRRDYPTSFLALSNQSFHAFQSISNMPDGPDHPESWIFHMAMAWMGDSNHKLSYPERLALLKERAAGMGDPARSAFLWLPEDTEVHKADISYWITKPWNNHGGRITLIGDAAHPMPPYRGQGLNHCICDTSYLMTGLESVFRGETDLNEAIKVYEADVIPRGQEEVKCSVENGYMLHDWKKVETSPVFTRGFKPMEGHDSKPKEQENLGEKLKEAEETKIAISTEG